From a single Tachypleus tridentatus isolate NWPU-2018 chromosome 6, ASM421037v1, whole genome shotgun sequence genomic region:
- the LOC143253098 gene encoding uncharacterized protein LOC143253098 isoform X1, whose amino-acid sequence MVPGESSTMVSESVSVTETPVTFSSEIAFTKNKNAEKSGEQLTVLLSTSAVDNVTCGSAVRDRSDSISSFSGESHPVEIPGALVHPSVQQLWGTQDSLRSTRFIP is encoded by the exons ATGGTACCTGGAGAGTCTTCAACCATGGTTTCTGAATCTGTGTCAGTAACAGAGACTCCTGTTACTTTCTCCTCAGAAATAGCATTTACAAAg AACAAAAATGCAGAAAAATCTGGAGAGCAGCTTACAGTTTTACTAAGTACTAGTGCAGTTGATAATGTCACCTGTGGCAGTGCTGTTCGAGATAGGTCTGACAGTATCAGTTCCTTCTCTGGTGAATCCCATCCTGTTGAGATTCCTGGAGCTCTTGTTCATCCATCTGTACAACAGCTATGGGGAACACAGGATTCCTTACGTTCCACCCGTTTTATTCCATGA